The following coding sequences lie in one Asterias amurensis chromosome 18, ASM3211899v1 genomic window:
- the LOC139950261 gene encoding uncharacterized protein yields the protein MAIMYRCCCCSVRAGSLVVAVWSLISGGCSVVQSCAAIASTYASVGVRVVEGLELCINLLLCLAAILLIVGVVQNTKGMLIPFVVCQSVFILFYGGLAITVIVYLCVGGEFNYLNLEPPLDVDPAEWAALVKAVYISAVIVYALLEMIQLLCLFCVISQYQELRDGRGRGLPPPGTTIIIQQQQHSGFNTDMGGYVAPTYNPAVAPAVQTHPPTLGDQNAYYSKP from the exons ATGGCGATTATGTACAGGTGTTGCTGCTGCAGTGTTAGGGCTGGCTCCCTTGTGGTAGCTGTCTGGTCACTG ATAAGTGGAGGATGCTCCGTTGTTCAGAGCTGCGCAGCCATTGCTTCAACCTACGCATCGG TTGGTGTACGAGTTGTGGAGGGACTGGAACTTTGTATCAATTTGCTGCTTTGTTTGGCTGCAATATTGCTGATCGTAGGGGTTGTTCAG AATACTAAAGGAATGTTGATTCCATTCGTAGTCTGCCAGAGCGTGTTCATCCTGTTTTATGGTGGTCTTGCAATTACAGTCATCGTTTATCTCTGT GTCGGGGGTGAATTCAACTATTTGAACTTGGAGCCTCCTCTTGATGTGGACCCCGCGGAATGGGCGGCGCTCGTCAAGGCTGTTTACATCAGTGCGGTCATAGTCTACGCCCTGCTCGAGATGATTCAG tTGCTGTGTCTTTTCTGTGTGATTTCGCAATATCAAGAGCTTCGAGATGGGCGTGGTCGAGGG CTTCCACCACCAGGCACTACAATCATTATTCAGCAACAACAACACAGTGGGTTTAACACCGATATGGGAGGCTACGTAGCACCGACCTACAATCCAGCTGTTGCACCTGCCGTCCAAACGCACCCGCCGACCCTTGGTGACCAGAACGCCTACTACTCTAAGCCTTGA